The Tenacibaculum jejuense genome includes a window with the following:
- the recJ gene encoding single-stranded-DNA-specific exonuclease RecJ: protein MKWTLKPKPDLNTVNTLANELNVDIKLAEILVQRGIKTFNEAKHFFRPSLEDLHDPFLMKDMHEAVSRVEKAIENGEKVLIYGDYDVDGTTSVSLMYSYLKNIHPYLATYIPDRYKEGYGVSFAGIDFAHDNEFSLIIALDCGIKAIEKVAYAEEKGIDFIICDHHKPGEKIPDAVAVLNPKRIDCEYPYKELCGCGVGFKLIQAIAQNKKQTINDLLPFLDLVVTAIGADIVPMTGENRVLAYYGLKVINTTPRIGIQALTQHINKKELSITDVVFIIAPRINAAGRIKHASYAVDLLISEDLDLAKNIAKEIEEFNAHRKELDKEITKEALLQIETNNEEHNYTTTVYDENWHKGVIGIVASRLTETYYRPTVVFTKSCEFLAASARSVKGFDVYNALDACSEYIEQFGGHKYAAGLSIKPENYNAFKAKFEEVVKNTIQKELLEPEIEIDAELHLSNISPKFYRIINQMAPFGPLNRRPIFQSNSVRDNGYGKQVGQDKTHLKLTVFQGNPKNCIGAIGFSLGNKIAHVQQEFDIVYQLDENTWNGNTFIQLQLKDLK, encoded by the coding sequence ATGAAATGGACTTTAAAGCCCAAACCTGATTTAAATACTGTAAATACTTTAGCTAACGAATTAAATGTAGATATAAAACTGGCTGAAATCTTAGTCCAAAGAGGAATTAAAACTTTTAATGAAGCTAAACATTTTTTTAGACCTTCATTAGAAGATCTTCATGATCCCTTTTTGATGAAAGACATGCATGAGGCTGTTTCTAGAGTTGAAAAAGCAATAGAAAATGGGGAGAAGGTTTTAATTTACGGTGATTATGATGTTGATGGAACTACATCTGTTTCATTAATGTATTCGTATTTGAAGAATATTCATCCGTATTTAGCAACTTATATTCCTGATAGATATAAAGAAGGTTATGGTGTTTCATTTGCAGGAATAGATTTTGCTCATGATAATGAATTTTCTTTAATCATTGCTCTCGATTGTGGAATTAAAGCTATTGAAAAAGTAGCTTATGCTGAAGAGAAAGGAATAGATTTTATTATTTGTGATCATCACAAACCAGGAGAAAAAATACCTGATGCCGTTGCTGTATTAAATCCGAAACGAATAGATTGTGAATATCCTTACAAAGAACTTTGTGGATGTGGTGTTGGATTTAAATTAATTCAGGCAATAGCACAAAACAAAAAGCAAACTATAAACGATTTACTTCCCTTTTTAGATCTAGTTGTTACTGCTATTGGAGCGGATATTGTTCCTATGACTGGTGAAAATAGAGTTTTAGCATATTATGGTTTAAAAGTGATAAATACCACTCCTCGTATTGGTATACAAGCTTTAACGCAACACATAAATAAAAAAGAACTTTCTATAACTGATGTTGTTTTTATTATAGCTCCTAGAATTAATGCTGCTGGAAGAATTAAACACGCTAGCTACGCTGTTGATTTGTTAATCTCTGAAGATCTGGATTTAGCAAAAAATATTGCAAAAGAAATTGAGGAATTTAATGCACATAGAAAAGAGTTAGATAAGGAAATTACAAAAGAAGCTTTACTTCAAATAGAAACAAATAATGAAGAACATAATTACACCACAACTGTTTACGATGAAAATTGGCATAAAGGTGTTATTGGAATTGTTGCTTCTAGACTAACTGAAACATACTATCGCCCTACAGTAGTTTTTACTAAAAGCTGTGAATTTTTAGCTGCTTCTGCAAGATCTGTTAAAGGTTTTGATGTTTATAATGCTTTAGATGCTTGTTCAGAATATATTGAACAGTTTGGTGGGCATAAATATGCTGCTGGATTATCTATAAAACCAGAAAATTATAATGCTTTTAAAGCAAAATTTGAAGAAGTTGTAAAAAATACGATTCAAAAAGAATTATTAGAACCTGAAATTGAAATTGACGCAGAATTACATCTTAGTAATATTTCTCCTAAATTTTACAGAATTATAAATCAGATGGCTCCTTTCGGCCCATTAAATAGGAGACCTATTTTTCAGTCTAACTCAGTTAGAGATAATGGTTATGGGAAACAAGTTGGACAAGATAAAACTCATCTAAAACTTACTGTTTTTCAAGGAAATCCTAAAAACTGTATTGGAGCAATCGGCTTTAGTTTAGGAAATAAAATAGCACATGTACAACAAGAGTTTGATATTGTTTATCAACTTGATGAAAATACATGGAATGGAAATACATTCATACAACTTCAATTGAAAGATTTAAAATAA
- a CDS encoding OsmC family protein — protein MASNIITTEWKKNLLFKSDNPNGAQVLMDTSYANGGNAVGASPKALMLSSLAGCSGLDVVMIAEKMRAPFEDLKIIVEANLTDEHPKYYDKVHVKYIFEGNNLDSEKLTKVVNLSIDKYCGVMEMFRQFSKVTTEIVFND, from the coding sequence ATGGCATCTAATATTATAACAACAGAGTGGAAGAAAAATTTATTATTCAAAAGTGATAATCCAAATGGCGCTCAAGTTTTGATGGACACTTCATATGCTAACGGTGGAAATGCGGTTGGAGCTTCTCCTAAAGCTTTAATGTTATCTTCTTTGGCCGGATGCTCTGGATTAGACGTAGTTATGATTGCTGAGAAAATGCGTGCTCCTTTTGAAGATTTAAAAATTATTGTTGAAGCTAACTTGACCGACGAACATCCTAAATACTATGATAAAGTTCATGTAAAGTATATTTTTGAGGGTAACAATTTAGATTCTGAGAAACTAACTAAAGTAGTAAACCTATCTATTGATAAATATTGCGGAGTTATGGAAATGTTTCGTCAATTTTCAAAAGTAACTACAGAAATCGTCTTCAATGACTAA
- a CDS encoding M23 family metallopeptidase, which yields MRKGEKRFTITPNWSTLSQLDVDFTDALLTNVQVALNVNIPFKSRLIFIEVNGKEISLIETTEEHSSNNGNLNDGNIYYHTYDGTFFDAYKISDGKVSHRLIVQEKIQKASLFSFISFFQDDDDDCDEKLNPNSKFCNNHLEEVVIGGHSSSSSPIPILSLFGHGASITDVTSNASGGGGGNNSAFTPCVNGKVKDKSGNCVEKPCDGDPVVNPEIAPQKNSGTKGGMYGNTRKKKNPNGRGLLPKFHGGVDLKNNYGSPVFALYDGTVTQHWFPKAGYIVAISSVVDGKEVLVQYFHLQEKNRALGKVKKGAIVGYQGDSGNLKGAIQSGFAVSHVHLKIKENGKIVDPLNHLKTKINKNTGKVEEPCSN from the coding sequence ATTTACTATTACACCTAATTGGAGTACTTTAAGTCAATTAGATGTAGACTTTACAGATGCTTTGTTAACCAATGTACAAGTAGCATTAAATGTCAATATTCCTTTTAAAAGTCGATTGATTTTTATTGAAGTAAATGGTAAAGAAATTTCATTAATAGAAACTACAGAAGAGCATAGTAGTAATAATGGAAATTTAAATGACGGAAACATTTATTATCATACTTATGATGGGACATTTTTTGATGCTTATAAAATTAGTGACGGTAAGGTATCTCATAGATTAATAGTACAAGAGAAAATTCAAAAAGCAAGTTTATTTTCTTTCATTAGTTTTTTTCAGGATGACGATGATGATTGTGATGAAAAGCTAAATCCTAACTCTAAGTTTTGTAACAATCATTTAGAAGAAGTTGTGATTGGCGGTCATTCTAGTTCGTCTAGCCCAATACCAATATTATCACTTTTTGGTCATGGAGCTTCTATTACAGACGTAACTTCTAACGCAAGTGGAGGTGGAGGAGGGAATAATTCAGCTTTTACTCCTTGCGTGAATGGAAAAGTTAAAGATAAGTCTGGAAATTGTGTGGAAAAACCTTGTGATGGTGATCCTGTTGTAAATCCTGAAATTGCGCCACAGAAAAATTCTGGAACAAAAGGAGGGATGTATGGAAATACTAGGAAAAAGAAAAACCCTAATGGAAGAGGGTTGTTACCTAAATTTCATGGCGGAGTAGATTTAAAGAATAATTACGGAAGTCCGGTTTTTGCACTTTACGACGGAACAGTTACACAACATTGGTTTCCTAAGGCTGGATATATAGTGGCAATTTCATCTGTAGTTGATGGTAAAGAAGTACTGGTTCAATATTTTCATTTGCAAGAAAAGAATAGAGCTTTAGGTAAAGTTAAAAAAGGAGCGATAGTAGGTTATCAAGGAGATTCAGGTAATTTAAAAGGAGCGATACAAAGTGGATTTGCAGTATCTCATGTACACTTAAAAATCAAAGAAAATGGAAAAATAGTTGATCCTTTAAACCATTTAAAAACAAAGATTAATAAAAATACAGGAAAAGTAGAAGAACCGTGTTCAAATTAA